CTCCAGCTCATTCTGCCACCGCTGCTCTTCTCGACGGCGATGCGCATGCCGGAGCACGATTTCCGCCGCAACTTCCGCCCGATCGTCATTCTGGCGGTTGTCTTAGTCGCCGTAACCTCCGTGTGCGTGGGTGCCCTGCTACACCTCCTTGTGCCGGAGATCCCGCTGCCGTACGCCATCGCGCTGGGGGCGGTTGTCAGTCCGTCCGACGCAGTCGCCGTCGGCATCGTCAAACGTGCCGGGGTCAACCGGCGCATCGTGTCCATCCTCGACGGAGAGGGCCTGATCAACGACGCGTCCGCACTAGTCGTACTCGGCACCGCGCTCCTAGCCGCGGAAAGCCCCGTCAGTGCGGGCGACGTGGCGGGTTCTTTCCTCTGGGCTGTGGCGGGTGCGGTGGCCGTTGGCTTCGCGATCGGGCAGCTTTTCATGTTCCTCCACCGCTACGTGCACCACGCGACGTCGAATACCGTCTTGTCGCTGGCCGTTCCGTTCGCGGCGTTCCTTCCGGCGGAGGGGATCGGCTCTTCGGGCCTCGTGGCCACGGTTGTGGCGGGACTCGTCGCGGCACATAATGCCCCGCGGGTTCTGTCTCCGGCTACGCGTGTCACGGAAGGTCAAACGTGGGACACCGTTGGCCTCGTCCTCGAGTCGCTCGTCTTTGTCCTCATGGGGTTGCAAATGCCTCATCTTGTCGACGACGCCGTCGCCTCCGGATTCGGCCTGGAGTCGAGCCTGACTCTCGCTCTGATCGTCTGGCTAACCGTCTTGCTGGTGCGCGGGCTCATCGTCGTGCCCATGCTGTGGTACATGCGCACCCGAATACCCGCGCGGCGTCGTCGAGCGCGAAGGCTTGAGAAGGCAAGCGCCGCTCTCAACAGCGCCCCCAGCGGGACGTGGCGCTGGCGGCACGCCCGTTTCAGGGTTGACCTGCTGCAGTCGGACCTGAGCTACTACGCCGATCAGTCATTGGGTCTCAGAGCGGGCGGTGCCATCGTCTGGGCGGGTATGCGCGGGGCGGTCACGCTGGCCGCCGCCCAAACCCTTCCTCCAGCCACTCCCGCACGCGGTTTTCTGATCCTGCTGGCGTTCTTCGTCGCGGCAGCGTCCCTCGTTGTTCAGGGAGGTAGCCTGAAGTGGGTGGTTGATAAGCTCAACCCCGGCGCCGATGTTCCCAGTTCTGTGGAGGATCGCAAGCGCATTCGCGAGGCGCTGGGCCGGGCTGCGGCGTCTGTGCCCGTGCCGAAAGAACTGGAGGATAGGATGGTGGCAGGCGGGCTGGAACGCGCGCAGATCTCCCGGGCGGGCACCCTCGACATGATGCGCGCATTTCGGGCGGCCGGGCCGCTCAGCGCGCACGGGGCCAGCCAGCTTATCGAGTACGCCCGCGCGCGGGTGGGCGCCCAGCGCGAGGCTCTTCTCGACGAACGCGACGCCGCCCGCATCGACGCCTCAGACTTCGACAGGCAGCTGCGGATGCTGGACGCCCAAGAGCTTGTTGTTGACGCAGTAGCGTCCGAGAACCGCAACAGGCAGGAGCAGGGTTCCTAGTCGAGCAACTCCGTGACGCTTCCCGGGTCCGCGTCCGAGAGCATCTGGCGGCAGCGGTCGTACTCCGCGTTGTCGCCAATCGCGCGGGAGGCCACGGCGAGCATGGCGATGGCCTTCAGCACCGGCTGGTTTGCCTCGTGGCTTGCCGGGATGGGGCCCCAGCCTTTCCACCCGTTCGCCCTCAGGCGAGCGAGCGGTGGTACCCCGTGCGCGCGTACGCGTAGGCGATAAGCGGGTCACCGGAGCGTAGTTCGCGTTCTGCGCGGGCCGCCCAGACGGCGGGGGAGTCGGGGTGGCTGAGCGCCGTCGTGTCGTCAAGCAGGTCGGCCCCACGCGCGGGGTCGTCGGGAAGCGTGACGGGCGGCGGGGCGAGCATGTCGTTGATCTCCATACGGAGCAGCCTAGCGGGGCTAGTGCGGCCAGTGCGTCGTGTGCCAGAAGGAACTGGCGTCGAGACCAAAGCTGTACAGCGCGCGGCGCACCAGTGGCATGGACAGGCCGATGACGCTGGAGGGATCGCCGTCGATGGAGTCGATAAACCAGCTGCCCAGCGCCTCGAGGGTGAAGGCCCCGGCGCACGTCAACGGCTCTCCGCTGCGGGCGTAGGCCTCGATGTCGCGGTCGGTCGGCGTGCCAAAGCGCACGGCTGTGGAGACCGTTTCAATGAACCA
The nucleotide sequence above comes from Corynebacterium capitovis DSM 44611. Encoded proteins:
- a CDS encoding cation:proton antiporter; amino-acid sequence: MTLLLFLIIVALLVIAFAEPLGERIGVVAPVILLIVGVASAYLPQVPEIEVDPEIILQLILPPLLFSTAMRMPEHDFRRNFRPIVILAVVLVAVTSVCVGALLHLLVPEIPLPYAIALGAVVSPSDAVAVGIVKRAGVNRRIVSILDGEGLINDASALVVLGTALLAAESPVSAGDVAGSFLWAVAGAVAVGFAIGQLFMFLHRYVHHATSNTVLSLAVPFAAFLPAEGIGSSGLVATVVAGLVAAHNAPRVLSPATRVTEGQTWDTVGLVLESLVFVLMGLQMPHLVDDAVASGFGLESSLTLALIVWLTVLLVRGLIVVPMLWYMRTRIPARRRRARRLEKASAALNSAPSGTWRWRHARFRVDLLQSDLSYYADQSLGLRAGGAIVWAGMRGAVTLAAAQTLPPATPARGFLILLAFFVAAASLVVQGGSLKWVVDKLNPGADVPSSVEDRKRIREALGRAAASVPVPKELEDRMVAGGLERAQISRAGTLDMMRAFRAAGPLSAHGASQLIEYARARVGAQREALLDERDAARIDASDFDRQLRMLDAQELVVDAVASENRNRQEQGS